A genomic stretch from Solanum stenotomum isolate F172 chromosome 8, ASM1918654v1, whole genome shotgun sequence includes:
- the LOC125875241 gene encoding uncharacterized protein LOC125875241, with product MKSVEEQELLSAQEVQTQEEIKYADFREAIRMLSQVATYHVGQRDNRHEVVDTSKICELLRMNPPSFTGSSVTENPENFIEELKRMVADMKSKMSLYVVGLSRQSSKEGKAVMLIGDIDLARFIIHLQQVEKDKLKDREEFKDKRAYALAPENKDGYKRNSYNFKARPAYPQGSMVPRGSKPLACTKCGRKQSGICRKGSIGYFKCGQSGHFMRECPKNRQSSGELGSRVQSSSAAPPDRMVPRGATSSTGGGANRLYAFNIRQGQEDSPHVVIGMIRVFDFAVSALLDPRASLSFEIP from the exons ATGAAGAGtgttgaggaacaagagttactAAGTGCCCAAGAAGTGCAAACCCAAGAAGAGATCAAATATGCTGATTTTCGTGAAGCTATCCGTATGTTAAGTCAAGTTGCGACCTATCATGTTGGGCAGAGAGATAATCGACACGAAGTGGTTGATACTTCAAAGATCTGTGAACTCTTAAGGATGAACCCACCAAGCTTCAcaggttcaagtgtcactgagaATCCGGAGAACTTCATTGAAGAGCTTAAAAGG atggtggCAGATATGAAGAGtaaaatgagtttatatgttgttgggttgtctcgtcAGTCAAGCAAGGAAGGCAAGGCAGTTATGCTGATAGGGGATATTGATCTAGCAAGATTTATAATCCATTTACAACAAGTTGAGAAGGATAagttgaaggatagagaagagtttaaggaTAAGAGGGCTTA TGCGCTTGCACCTGAAAACAAAGATGGGTACAAAAGAAATTCCTATAATTTCAAGGCTAGACCTGCCTATCCTCAAGGCAGTATGGTACCAAGGGGTAGTAAGCCTCTTGCCTGCACCAAGTGCGGTAGGAAACAGTCAGGTATTTGTCGTAAGGGCTCCATTGGTtatttcaagtgtggtcagagtgggcatttcatgcgagagtgtccaaagaacaggCAGAGTAGTGGAGAGTTGGGAAGTAGGGTCCAATCTTCATCAGCTGCTCCCCCAGACAGGATGGtgcctagaggagctacttctagtacgggcggaggagcaaaccgcctctatgcaTTCAACATTCGCCAAGGGCAAGAGGATTCGCCACATGTTGTCATTGGTATGATTCGAGTCTTTGACTTTGCTGTTTCTGCTTTGCTAGACCCcagagcaagtttatcttttgaaattccttag